From the genome of Pelotomaculum isophthalicicum JI:
TTATTAAAGAAGCTTTTCCCATATTTGCCGGGGGAACACTATTATTAGGGATTCTGGATGTTTACGGTGTTTTGCATCAATTGCGATATCTACTGGCGCCTGTAACCGTAAGCTGGTTACACCTGCCGGAGGAAGTGGCCGATATCTTTATCATGGGTTTTATTAGGAAAGAATTTGGAGCGGCAGCCGTCTTGAATCTACAAATGTTGCCTCTGCAGAAGTTTGTTGTAATGCTTACACTTTCATTAACCGTACCTTGTATCGCTTCAACAATGGTGATTTTCAAAGAACGCGGCTGGCGCGAGGGGTTATTGATATGGGCTGCTGTTTTTGCCACGGCATTTATTGCTGGCGGGTTAGCTACGCGTCTATTGGAAATCTGGTTAGTTTAAACTGTCCAAGGTTTTGCGAATGACGGAGTATCTTGTTGCTATTTTTTGTTATCACTCTGGGATAGGCGCTGGCTGTATGCTATAATATAGTATTAGTTATGTTAATATCAGAAGCAAGATAAATAATTGTTTGGATATAAACAGATCTGATAGATTATTCTTAGGTGAACATAATGCATAAAAAAACTGGCCAGTGGATCTTTTTGGCGATATTGTTTATTTTTATTGTTTCGGATACATCGCTTGCTGCCACCAGTCCTGTAGTTGTGGGGGGTGCGGCAATAGTTATTGACAGTAATAACGGCCAGGTGCTTTATGAGAAAAATTCGCACCAGCACATGTACCCGGCTAGCACCACCAAAATTCTAACTGCTATAATTGCTTTGGAAAACAGCAATCTGAACGATCAGGTTAGAATATCAAGTAATGCGTGTAATGTAGAAGGTTCAGCCGTTGGTTTGCAAGAGGGCGAAAGAATTTCCATGGAAGACTTGCTCTATGCGTTGATGTTGAATTCGGGGAACGATACGGCGGTAGCCATTGCTGAACATGTCGGGGGGTCAGTTAGTGGATTTGTCGACCTGACGAATAAAAAAGCGGCGGAAATTGGCGCCGTTGACAGCCATTTCAATAACCCCAACGGGTTACCTGACCCCAATCATTACAGTAGCGCGTATGATCTGGCTGTTATCGCCCGTTATGCCATGAAGAATCCTGAATTTCGAAAAATTGTCGCTACAGAAACTAAAAATATCCGGCGCGAAAATCCTGAGGCACAGACTTATCTTTTAAATCACAACAAAATGTTGTGGCAGTATGAAGGTACTATCGGTATTAAGACCGGTTACACGGACGCAGCGGGACAATGTTTAGTAGCGGCTGCCAACAGGCAGAACCGGGAGTTAATAGCCGTGGTATTGGGTAGTGTCGGAACCAGTATTTGGGATGATGACAGAGCTCTTTTAGACTATGGCTTTGTTGAATTTAAATCAGCTTCCGTTATTGATGCGGCTAAATACGTCACGGATACGAGCGTTAAGTATGGAGTATCAACCTCGGTGCCGGTTGTAGCCAGCCAGTCCTTTACTTATGATTTTCCGAAGGATAAACCAGTAGAAGTCAGACAAGAGGTAAGATTAAAAGAACAAGTGTCTGCGCCTGTGGTTGCCGGCCAAAAACTAGGTGAACTGGTTTTCTTCTCCGGTGAGCGTGAAATCGGGCGTGTAGATCTGGTGAGTCAGCAGGATGTGCGAAGAAAGTGGTCCGTTCACTGGTGGCAGTGGGTTTCACTGGTACTATTTATATTATTATGGCGATCTGTAAACCGGTTTCGGTACAAATACCGGCGCCGTGGTTATGTCAATCTTGATAGACGTAAGTATTACTGGAAATAAGTCTGTAGATTATTTACAAGTGTTCTTTCGTTTACAGGTGCATGAAGATTGCTTATACTACAAAAAAGCATTGCTGGTGGTGTTTTTATGAATAATAAGGTTATTTCCGATATTAGCGAGAAGTTGAGGGAGAAAGAATGTAAATTCACATCACGACGGGAGCATATATTAAAGGTTCTTTTGGAGAACAAAGGAAAACACCTTTGTGCAGAGGAAATATATAACCTGGTTAAACAAAAAGCGCCGGATGTGGGAATTGCCACGGTATACCGTACATTGGAACTATTTCAGGAATTTGATATTATTAATAGCATGGATTTTGGGGACGGGCGTAAACGTTACGAGTTCGGCGGAGTTGAAGGGATGAATCACCACCACCATCATCTCATATGCACCAAGTGCGGCGCAATTACTGAAGTGAATGAGGATTTGCTGGAGGAGTTGGAAAATAGGGTTAGCAAGCAGTATGATTTTAACATAACCAACCATCAGTTGAAAATTTTTGGTATTTGCAGAAAATGTGTCTGAGCCATGCCACACAAGTTGTGGTATATTTTTTTATATGCTTAAACATTTTAAAAGCAGTTATCTCTCAAGTAAGGGAAGGAATTAAACAATGCCGGTAGATTATCATTTACATACCAAAATGTGCGGCCATGCCACTGGTGAGATTGAAGAATACCTCGCTGCGGCCCAAAGACAGGGTTTGGCTGAGGTCGGTTTTTCAGACCACCTACCGTTATATTTTTTACCCCCTAAAAAAGCAATTCCCGGCTATGCCATGTTATTGGATGATATCCCAACCTATATAAGAGCTGTCAGGCGGTTGCAGGAAGAGAGTTGGCCGGTGCGGATTAAACTGGGGGTGGAAGCCGATTATGTCCCCGGTCATGAAAGTAAGCTGGAAGAATTGCTGAATTCCCAACCCTTCGATTATGTGATCGGATCGGTTCATTTTATTGATGGCTGGAGCTTCGATAATCAGGAAGAAGTAGATAAATACAGCGAGTGGGACATTTGGGAGCTATATGAAAAGTACTTTAACCTAGTCCAGCAGGCGGCTCTAAGCGGCTTTTTCGATATCATGGCTCACCCCGACTTGATAAAAAAGTTTAATTATTCCCCTTCAAAAAGGTTAACCCCTCTTTATGAAGATACCGCGTTGGTTTTTAAAAAGGCGGGGGTGTGTGTCGAGGTCAATACTGCAGGGCTTAGGTATCCGGTGCGAGAGATCTACCCTTCCCGGGACTTTTTAAAAATTGCATTCCGGCACGGACTGCCTGTTACCCTTGGTTCCGACGCGCACCACCCGGAACAGGTCGGCGCGGGATTCGCACAAGCGATAGCTTTAATAAAAGAAGTCGGTTATGAGGAAATAACCTTGTTTGATCAACGGACAAGAATTTCAAAAAAGATATAATTACAAAACAATAATTACGATTGTAGCACCTGATGAGTAAAATATTCATCGGGTTTTTTATTTTCATAATTTTATTTTTAAAAAAAGGAATTTTATCATTAATATAGAATTAATTGTGGTGGAAAGTGGTGGTAAGTGGATCGCTTTTGGCTAATGAGGTTGCCTGTCATGTTTATGGGAGAATACCAGCACATTGTTGATGCCAAAGGAAGGCTTTTTATACCGGCCCGTCTCCGAGAAGGCCTGGGAGATCTTTTTGTCTTGACAAAAGGTCTGGATGGATGCCTTTTCGCTTATCCCTGTCAGGAATGGCAGGTCTTAGAGCAAAAGCTGAAATCACTCCCCTTTACCAGGAGAGATGCCCGGGCCTTTGTTCGGTTTTTTTTCTCGGGAGCGACAGAGTGTGAAGTTGATAAACAGGGAAGAATATTAATCCCGGGCAACTTGCGCGAATACTCCAAGCTGGAAAAAGAAGCTGTTGTAATTGGTGTTTCGACCCGGGTGGAAATCTGGTCTGCTATTGAATGGGAAAATTACAAAACGA
Proteins encoded in this window:
- a CDS encoding D-alanyl-D-alanine carboxypeptidase family protein, whose protein sequence is MHKKTGQWIFLAILFIFIVSDTSLAATSPVVVGGAAIVIDSNNGQVLYEKNSHQHMYPASTTKILTAIIALENSNLNDQVRISSNACNVEGSAVGLQEGERISMEDLLYALMLNSGNDTAVAIAEHVGGSVSGFVDLTNKKAAEIGAVDSHFNNPNGLPDPNHYSSAYDLAVIARYAMKNPEFRKIVATETKNIRRENPEAQTYLLNHNKMLWQYEGTIGIKTGYTDAAGQCLVAAANRQNRELIAVVLGSVGTSIWDDDRALLDYGFVEFKSASVIDAAKYVTDTSVKYGVSTSVPVVASQSFTYDFPKDKPVEVRQEVRLKEQVSAPVVAGQKLGELVFFSGEREIGRVDLVSQQDVRRKWSVHWWQWVSLVLFILLWRSVNRFRYKYRRRGYVNLDRRKYYWK
- a CDS encoding Fur family transcriptional regulator, with the translated sequence MNNKVISDISEKLREKECKFTSRREHILKVLLENKGKHLCAEEIYNLVKQKAPDVGIATVYRTLELFQEFDIINSMDFGDGRKRYEFGGVEGMNHHHHHLICTKCGAITEVNEDLLEELENRVSKQYDFNITNHQLKIFGICRKCV
- a CDS encoding histidinol-phosphatase HisJ family protein, giving the protein MPVDYHLHTKMCGHATGEIEEYLAAAQRQGLAEVGFSDHLPLYFLPPKKAIPGYAMLLDDIPTYIRAVRRLQEESWPVRIKLGVEADYVPGHESKLEELLNSQPFDYVIGSVHFIDGWSFDNQEEVDKYSEWDIWELYEKYFNLVQQAALSGFFDIMAHPDLIKKFNYSPSKRLTPLYEDTALVFKKAGVCVEVNTAGLRYPVREIYPSRDFLKIAFRHGLPVTLGSDAHHPEQVGAGFAQAIALIKEVGYEEITLFDQRTRISKKI
- the mraZ gene encoding division/cell wall cluster transcriptional repressor MraZ encodes the protein MFMGEYQHIVDAKGRLFIPARLREGLGDLFVLTKGLDGCLFAYPCQEWQVLEQKLKSLPFTRRDARAFVRFFFSGATECEVDKQGRILIPGNLREYSKLEKEAVVIGVSTRVEIWSAIEWENYKTKAASSYEDIAEKIIDIDLEL